One window from the genome of Cryptomeria japonica chromosome 6, Sugi_1.0, whole genome shotgun sequence encodes:
- the LOC131031433 gene encoding uncharacterized protein LOC131031433: protein MTTRSGDGNILDCVQQMQLFEYSRVPDQLTDSGNCLQVREFEAVRHLLPGVDWSQGPIIDFEAVMAAPARYTNQRLHQQIERLIHEGVQFTYHLMGSLDSQSSEDEGTSSAPQEGTEKPEKRKKAKVCRGTRMSKRTRREKIPIKRPEVTSSSKDPSSSDDAVELDCIPAPPSQSDIDAFEANDPPALDVLDTELRALELTKLGNQIEGGEIPSTQGVKVHEPTQQSCHELLLHNTAKDDSTVEGEQRIDETHELERVEERPSHEDVRQLFSEIGENSAPSKGLHTSFTPPVAGQLRICGESTENVREQNVDLTLSSTQTVPQEWLIARAQRKATTKPPIDLEDIFLRIDQAKAKGKKKPRAYSRVTKDEQRNRTLHIATPLVEKLADQITSADYSITTIPIRLATKEQEKEEFKDSVQNILRQLEEITAEKDMYWACAEQAKGYINQLLRPLHNASESHIPPTALVQRTTTEFEGVQDTAKAVKEWMQDIKKKGEQILKEVKEMALHRELTLIKLLEVKKESLHIHEVAATTLPLMRVLFWTHAQIPTLSAILDPHSISVLKEWYWTVTMKNDTKEIIDKESDACEVILGNMQELGKTILRSMVSGWINDLSDNAIQPDWEERLGMDKISYFTKDLEFC from the coding sequence atgactacgaggtcaggtgacgggaatattctagactgTGTGCAGCAGATGCAACTCTTTGAATACagtcgggtcccagatcagctcacagattcagggaattgcctccaggtccgagaatttgaagcagtaaggcatctcttgccaggcgttgattggtcgcaGGGCCCAATCATTGATttcgaggcagtcatggcagccccagcaaggtaCACAAATCAGCGGTTGCATCAGCAGATTGAAAGGCTAatccatgagggagtccagttcacttaccacttaatgggcagcctcgattctcagtcttcaGAAGATGAAGGAACATCTAGTGCACCCCAGGAAGGaactgagaaaccagagaaaaggaagaaggctaaggtttgcagagggactcggatgtccaaaagaacaagaagggaaaagattcctataaagaggccagaggtcacttcatcttcaaaagatcccagttcgtccgacgatgctgtagaattggattgtatacctgctccgccttcccagagcgacatcgatgcatttgaagccaatgatcctcctgcgctCGATGTGCTAGACACTGAGCTAAGAGCCCTCGAATTGACCAAACTGGGTAACCAAATAGAAGGAGGAGAAATTCCATCCACCCAGggggtcaaagtgcatgaacctactCAACAGAGCTGTCACGAGTTGCTGCTCCACAATACAGCCAAAGATGACTCCACCGTCGAAGGAGAACAAAGGATAGATGAGACTCATGAGCTTGAAAGAGTTGAAGAACGACCTTCACATGAAGATGTCAGGCAGTTGTTCAGCGAAATAGGGGAGAATTCAGCTCCAAGCAAAGGGCTTCACACCTCTTTCACTCCTCCGGTGGCAGGGCAGCTGCGAATCTGTGGTGAGTCAACTGAGAATGTCAGAGAACAGAACGTTGACTTAACCTTATCATCAACACaaacagtgcctcaagagtggctgattgcCAGAGCCCAGCGCAAGGCCACCACCAAACCACCcattgatctagaggatatcttcttGCGTATAGATCAagcaaaagctaaggggaagaaaaagcccagggcatattctagagtgaccaaagatgaacaaaggaaccgcactcttcatattgccaccccgcttgtagaaaagctagcagatcagatAACAtcggcagattatagcatcacaactatCCCCATCAGACTAGCCACTaaagagcaagaaaaggaagaATTTAAAGATTCAGTGCAGAATATACTCAGGCAACTCGAAGAGATcacagctgaaaaggacatgtattgGGCCTGTGCTGAGCAAGCCAAAGGATACATCAATCAACTCCTAAGGCCATTGCACAATGcctccgaatcccatattcccccgacagcattggtgcaaaggaccacaactgaatttgaaggagtacaggacaccgcaaaggccgtcaaggaatggatgcaagacatcaagaaaaagggagagcagatccttaaggaagtaaaagaaatggccctccatcgagagctcactctaatCAAGTTATTGGAGGTAAAGAAGGAATCCCTTCACATCCACGAAGTGGCAgccactacccttcccctcatgagagttCTTTTCTGGACACACGCGCAAATTCCTACATTGTCCGCCATCCTGGATCCTCATAGCATTAGTGTTCTTAAGGAGTGGTACTGGActgtcaccatgaagaacgacaccaaagaaattattgacaagGAAAGTGACGCATGTGAAGTGATTttgggaaacatgcaagaactaggtaagaccatcctccgatcaatggtttcaggaTGGATAAATGACTTGTCCGATAATGCAATCCAGCCGGACTGGGAAGAAAGATTGGGGATGGATAAGATTTCCTATTTCACTAAGGACTTGGAGTTTTGCTAG